In a genomic window of Gossypium arboreum isolate Shixiya-1 chromosome 7, ASM2569848v2, whole genome shotgun sequence:
- the LOC108486047 gene encoding 2-methylene-furan-3-one reductase-like has translation MENVPCTMKAWIYGQHGKPEDVLKLKSDVVVPELKEDQVLVKVMASGLNPVDNKRMIGIFVHAECPFPTVPGYDVAGVVVKVGSQVKNLKVGDEVYGNIHEKALDHPKQYGTLAEYTAVEERLLAPKPKNLSFAEAASLPVAIGTAYEGLQRCEFTAGQSILVLGGAGGVGSMVIQLAKHVFGASRVVATASTGKLELLRNLGADLAVDYTKENLEDLPEKFDVVYDCVGQCERAVKAMKEGGKVVTVSGAVTVPAFKFIVTSNGADLEKLNPYLESGQVKAIIDPKGIYPFSQTLEGLAYVDTGRVAGKVVIYPIQQDN, from the exons atggagaATGTTCCTTGTACAATGAAAGCTTGGATTTATGGACAACATGGGAAACCTGAAGATGTTCTGAAACTCAAGTCCGATGTTGTTGTTCCTGAATTGAAGGAAGATCAAGTTCTTGTTAAGGTCATGGCTTCGGGGCTTAATCCAGTTGATAATAAAAGGATGATTGGCATTTTTGTTCACGCTGAATGTCCTTTTCCC acAGTTCCAGGGTACGATGTAGCTGGTGTGGTGGTGAAAGTAGGAAGCCAAGTAAAGAACTTAAAGGTAGGTGATGAAGTATATGGTAACATCCATGAGAAAGCCTTGGATCATCCCAAACAATACGGCACTTTGGCCGAATACACGGCGGTTGAAGAGCGGCTATTGGCTCCCAAACCCAAGAATCTCAGCTTTGCCGAGGCTGCTTCACTGCCGGTCGCCATCGGAACAGCTTACGAAGGCCTTCAACGATGCGAGTTCACTGCTGGTCAATCCATTCTTGTGTTGGGAGGCGCGGGTGGAGTTGGCAGCATGGTCATTCAG CTGGCCAAGCATGTATTCGGAGCATCAAGAGTTGTGGCTACTGCTAGTACAGGAAAACTAGAGTTGTTGAGGAATTTGGGTGCTGATTTAGCAGTTGATTACACCAAGGAAAACTTAGAAGATCTCCCTGAGAAATTTGATGTTGTATATGACTGTGTCG GGCAATGTGAAAGGGCAGTGAAGGCAATGAAGGAAGGTGGGAAAGTTGTGACAGTGAGTGGTGCAGTGACTGTGCCAGCATTTAAGTTTATAGTCACTTCAAATGGGGCTGATTTGGAGAAATTGAATCCTTACTTGGAAAGTGGACAGGTGAAGGCTATTATTGATCCCAAAGGCATCTATCCTTTCTCTCAAACACTTGAAGGACTTGCATATGTCGACACTGGTAGAGTCGCTGGAAAAGTAGTCATATATCCAATCCAACAAGATAATTAA